GAGCCCGGGTCGATCTGCAGCTCGGCGTACTGCCGGGCGATCGCCGCCTGGGCCGTGTTGTGCTCGATGTCGCCGAGTTCCTCGGCCTGCTCCGCGGTGGCGAACCGGCCGAAGCGCTCGACCTGGTGGGTGTACTCGTCGTAGGAGCCGATCGCGCCGATCAGCTCGATGAGGGCGTTGGAGTCGCCGGTCGTCGCGGAGAACACACCGGTCTCGAAGGCGCCGTGGGCGGCGTCGGCGCGCAGCAACGAGTCGAGCAGGTTGCCGGTGAAGGTGGCGGCCAGGGCCGGGTTGCGGTCGAGCCCGAGACCGTCGATCAGGCCCTTGGCGGCGTCGCTGTAGGCCGGGTCGATGTTGTCGGCCGGCAGGTAGGCCTTCTCGATGGTGTTGCGCAGGTCCTCCAGGCCGTTGACCTCGCGCAGGGCCTGGGCCTCCTCGTCCGGCAGCCGGCCGCCGAAGGTCGCGTGGACCTTCTCGACCTGGTTGTCCACGCGGATCTGGGCCTCGCGGTAGGCGGACTGCGAGGGGGTGGCGCCGTCCCAGGTGGCCTGGTGGCGCACGGAGAGCAGGACGGCCTGCTGGTGCTCGGCCTCCAACTGCCCGACGAGCTTGGCCACCTCGGCGCTGTCCCGCACCAGCTGGGCAGCGTCCGACGCGTCCTGGGACTGGCCGACCTGGTCGGCGAAGAGATAGGTCAGCAGCACGGCGACCACCGCGAGAGGCACACCCACCAGGATGTTCAGCTTGCGCCGGAACGGCCAGCGCTCGGCGAAGTCCCGTATGCCCCGGATACCCCTGCCACGTGTGCTGCCCCGGGACGGCGACGGTGCCGACCGGGTGGACGCGCCCACCTCGTTCGTGGACACCAGCCCTCCTTCGTGGGTGTCTCGGCCGAGCGTGAGAACGCAACGGACCGATACTGATCGCTACGGGACGGTGCGTAGGGACACCTGAGTGGCTCCTGCACGCCTGTGTGACCGGCGCCAACTTCGGCGAGACTACAGCCTCTTCGGACAGCGCTTGCCGCCGCCCTGAGTCAAGAATCCGTTACAACCCGCGCTGCACCCCGCGTGCCGGTTTCGCTCTTCCTTCACAACCGACCATGGGTGGGTGCCAATTGTGACCAGGCCGGTCTTGACTGACCGAGAACAGGCTGGATTGGATCAGTGCAAGGGCTCACCCCCGAACGTCCTTGAACCACCTTGCATCCCCTGAGTTCCGGAACGGGAATCGTGACTTCTACCGCCGCACACCGCAGGTCCATCAGGAAGAACCCCGGCGTGGCCGCTGTCGCGCTCGCCGCCGCCACGGTCCTGCTGGCGGGGTGTGGGTCCTCCGACGACACCTCCGACCCGCTCAACGAGAACAGCGGGGGCGCCGGCAGCGGCGACACCGTCGTTGTCGGTTCCAACAACTTCGCCGAGAGCACCTTGCTCGCCGACATCTACGGTGAAGCACTGAAGGCCAAGGGCATCAAGGTCACCTACAAGCCCAACATCGGCAGCCGCGAGACGACTTACGGCCTGCTGAAGAACGGCTCCGTCACCGTCCTGCCCGAGTACAACGGCTCGCTGCTCGCCTACCTGGACAAGAACGCCGCACAGGAGTCGACCGAGGCCGTGAACACCGCGGTCAAGGCCAAGCTCGACTCCAAGCTGACGCTCCTCGACTCGGCGCCGGCGGAGGACAAGGACTCGGTCACGGTCAACGCGGAAACCGCGAAGAAGTACAACCTGACCGCCGAGTCCACCGTCGCCGACCTCAAGAGCATCGCCGGGGACCTCGTCATCGGCGGCTCGCCCGAGTTCCAGACCCGGCAGCAGGGTCTGCTCGGCCTCGAGTCCGAGTACGGCCTGAAGTTCAAGTCGTTCAAGGCGCTCGACGCGGGCGGTGCGCTGACGCAGGCGGCGCTGAAGAAGAACACCGTGCAGGCCGCGGACATCTTCACGACCGACCCGACCATCACCAAGGAGAAGTTCGTCGTCCTCAAGGACCCGAAGAACCTCTTCGGCTTCGCGAACGTGACTCCGCTGGTCTACAAGTCCGGTCTCGACCAGGAGGGTGTCGCCGCGCTCAACGCGGTCTCGGCCAAGCTGGACACCAAGGCGCTCCTCGACATGGACCTCCAGGTCCAGTTGGAGAACAAGGACCCGCTGGACGTGGCGAAGGCGTGGCTGAAGACGAACGGCCTGGGCTGACCTCGGTCGAGAACCGGCGCGGGTGGTCTCCCCTGTAGGGATGGCCTCCTCCACAGGGGGCCCGCGCCGGTCCCGACGTGGCCATGCTCAGCCCCGACGTCGTGACCGCACGGACCTCCGGTCGGCGCGCAGGTCAGACTCCGAGTTCCGCCCGGACCCGGGCCGCGGCGCCCACCGCCACCGCGTCCCCGCCGAGCAGCGAGGGCACCACGCGTACCGGATGCCCGCTGACCGGCGGTTCGGTGGCCAGGGCCCGCAGGATCGACGGTTCGAGGAGCGTCCAGGCGCGGCTGACGCCCCCGCCGATCACGACGGTGGTGACATCCAGCAGGCCCACCGTGACGAGGAGCGCGCGAGCGACGGCGGCGCCCGCGTCCTCGTACACGGCGAGCGCGTCCGGGTCGGAGGCCTCCGCCACTTCGCGCGCGCTCAGCGCCCGCCCGGTCCGCTCCCCGTACCGCGCCGCGATCGCCCGTCCCGACGCCAGCGTCTCCAGATGGCCGCGCCCGCCGCACGTGCACGGCAGGTCGCCGAAGCCCGGGATGTGCCCGATCTCGCCCGCCGCGCCGTGCGGCCCGCCGTAGAGCGCGCCGTCCAGCCACAGCGCCC
This portion of the Streptomyces canus genome encodes:
- a CDS encoding ABC transporter substrate-binding protein; its protein translation is MTSTAAHRRSIRKNPGVAAVALAAATVLLAGCGSSDDTSDPLNENSGGAGSGDTVVVGSNNFAESTLLADIYGEALKAKGIKVTYKPNIGSRETTYGLLKNGSVTVLPEYNGSLLAYLDKNAAQESTEAVNTAVKAKLDSKLTLLDSAPAEDKDSVTVNAETAKKYNLTAESTVADLKSIAGDLVIGGSPEFQTRQQGLLGLESEYGLKFKSFKALDAGGALTQAALKKNTVQAADIFTTDPTITKEKFVVLKDPKNLFGFANVTPLVYKSGLDQEGVAALNAVSAKLDTKALLDMDLQVQLENKDPLDVAKAWLKTNGLG
- a CDS encoding ROK family protein, encoding MKAVAGVDIGGTSTQVALFADDLGSVVDRLEVPTPAAAGGGAMVGAALDAVRLLLDRTDVRLLGVGVGAAGVVDTRDGRILVASDSFRDWAGFAVTAAFEEALGVPAFLDNDVNAFLRGEATAGAVAGERDVLGMTLGTGVGGALWLDGALYGGPHGAAGEIGHIPGFGDLPCTCGGRGHLETLASGRAIAARYGERTGRALSAREVAEASDPDALAVYEDAGAAVARALLVTVGLLDVTTVVIGGGVSRAWTLLEPSILRALATEPPVSGHPVRVVPSLLGGDAVAVGAAARVRAELGV